From one Brachypodium distachyon strain Bd21 chromosome 4, Brachypodium_distachyon_v3.0, whole genome shotgun sequence genomic stretch:
- the LOC104584773 gene encoding subtilisin-like protease SBT1.8: protein MEHAHLLPCILLFLLLLLPGDNATANGDSDVSSTRTYIVFMDAAAAAAAHHPSPAHWHAAHLESLSIDPARHLLYSYSAAAQGFAAALLPDHLPLLRGSPGVLQVLPDAVLQLHTTRTPEFLGLLSPAMPMPSLDAASHDVVIGVLDTGVWPESPSFSGDGLPPPPAHWKGACEAGVDFPPSSCGRKLVGARSFSRGFRAANGGVGRRVLASPRDRDGHGTHTATTAAGAAVANASLLGYANGTARGMAPGARVAAYKVCWPEGCLSSDILAGIDAAMADGVGVLSLSLGGGSAPYFEDTVAVGAFGAAAAGVFVACSAGNAGPAGATVANSAPWVATVGAGTLDRGFPAHVTLGPTGARLAGVSLYAGPAQPAMLPMVYGGGRDNASKLCLSGTLDPASVRGRIVLCDRGVNARVEKGAVVKAVGGAGMVLANTAASGEELVADSHLLPAVAVGKTAGDRIRNYVYAAAARGNKPMAMLSFGGTVLGVRPAPVVAAFSSRGPNTVVPHVLKPDMIAPGVNILAGWTGAKGPTGLAKDGRRTRFNIISGTSMSCPHVSGVAALLKAAHPNWSPAAIKSALMTSSYTVDNTNSSFRDTAGSSPANPFAFGAGHVDPHKALSPGLVYDISTNDYVVFLCSLDYSVSHIRVVTKMSNISCPQKSRPGDLNYPSFSVVFRNKPKHVVRYRRELTNVGPAMSVYNVKVSSPASVSVKVSPEKLVFKKLGQKLRYYVTFTSKVVDPNRAKPDFGWISWVNNQHVVRSPVAFTWTM, encoded by the exons ATGGAGCACGCCCACCTTCTCCCATGtattctcctcttcctcctcctcctcctcccaggTGATAATGCCACCGCGAATGGCGATTCGGACGTCTCTAGCACAAGGACCTACATCGTGTTCATGgacgcggcggctgcggctgcggcgcaCCACCCGTCCCCGGCGCATTGGCACGCGGCGCACCTCGAGTCCCTGTCCATCGACCCGGCGCGCCACCTGCTCTACTCctactccgccgccgcccagggcttcgcggcggcgctgctcccggACCACCTGCCGctcctccgcggcagccccggCGTGCTGCAGGTGCTGCCGGACGCCGTCCTCCAGCTCCACACCACGCGCACCCCGGAGTTCCTCGGCCTGCTCTCCCCCGCCATGCCCATGCCCAGCCTTGACGCGGCCTCTCACGACGTGGTCATTGGGGTCCTCGACACCGGCGTCTGGCCAGAGTCGCCGAGCTTCTCGGGCGACgggctcccgccgccgcccgcgcatTGGAAAGGGGCGTGCGAGGCCGGCGTGGACTTCCCCCCCAGCTCCTGCGGCAGGAAGCTAGTGGGCGCCCGCAGCTTCTCGCGGGGCTTCCGCGCCGCCAATGGCGGAGTTGGGAGGCGGGTGTTGGCGTCTCCGCGGGACAGGGATGGGCACGGCACGCACACGgccacgacggcggcgggcgcggcggtggccaATGCCAGCCTTCTCGGGTACGCGAATGGCACGGCGCGCGGCATGGCGCCCGGGGCGCGCGTGGCGGCGTACAAGGTGTGCTGGCCGGAGGGGTGCCTCAGCTCCGACATCCTGGCCGGCATcgacgccgccatggccgacggGGTGGGCGTGCTGTCGCTGTccctcggcggcggctcggcccCGTACTTCGAGGACACCGTGGCCGTGGGCGCCttcggcgcggcggcggccggcgtgtTCGTGGCCTGCTCGGCGGGGAACGCTGGCCCGGCGGGCGCCACGGTGGCCAACTCCGCGCCCTGGGTCGCCACCGTCGGCGCGGGCACGCTCGACCGCGGCTTCCCGGCCCACGTCACCCTGGGCCCGACCGGGGCCCGTCTAGCCGGCGTGTCCCTCTACGCGGGCCCGGCCCAACCGGCCATGCTCCCCATGGTCTATGGCGGCGGACGCGACAACGCGAGCAAGCTCTGCCTCTCCGGCACGCTCGACCCGGCCTCCGTGCGCGGCAGGATCGTGCTCTGCGACCGCGGCGTGAACGCGCGCGTGGAGAAGGGCGCCGTCGTGAAGGCcgtgggcggcgccgggatgGTGCTGGCCAACACGGCCGCCAGCGGGGAGGAGCTCGTGGCCGACAGCCATCTGCTCccggccgtggccgtgggGAAGACGGCCGGTGACAGGATACGGAACTACGTCTACGCCGCGGCTGCGCGCGGCAATAAGCCGATGGCGATGCTGAGCTTCGGCGGCACGGTTCTCGGCGTGCGGCCGGCGCCCGTCGTGGCGGCATTCAGCTCCCGCGGGCCCAACACCGTCGTGCCGCATGTCCTCAAGCCGGACATGATCGCTCCGGGGGTGAACATCCTGGCCGGATGGACCGGCGCCAAGGGGCCCACCGGGCTCGCCAAAGACGGCCGCCGGACTCGCTTCAACATCATCTCAG GAACATCAATGTCTTGCCCTCATGTCAGCGGAGTTGCTGCACTACTCAAGGCGGCGCACCCTAATTGGAGCCCTGCTGCCATCAAGTCTGCACTGATGACTAGCTCATACACTGTTGACAACACAAACTCCTCATTCCGGGACACTGCAGGAAGCTCACCTGCAAACCCATTTGCTTTCGGTGCAGGCCATGTCGACCCACACAAGGCGCTTTCTCCGGGCCTTGTATATGACATCTCTACCAACGACTATGTCGTCTTCCTCTGCTCCCTGGACTACAGCGTTTCACACATCCGGGTGGTGACCAAGATGTCCAACATCTCATGTCCTCAAAAATCCCGCCCTGGTGATCTCAACTATCCATCATTTTCAGTTGTTTTCAGGAATAAACCAAAGCACGTTGTGAGGTATAGAAGGGAGCTAACCAATGTTGGTCCAGCAATGTCCGTTTACAATGTGAAGGTCAGCAGCCCTGCATCTGTTAGTGTTAAGGTGTCACCAGAAAAACTTGTGTTCAAGAAGTTGGGGCAAAAGCTGAGGTACTATGTCACCTTCACATCCAAGGTTGTCGACCCAAACCGTGCGAAACCGGATTTCGGTTGGATATCCTGGGTCAACAACCAGCATGTCGTTCGCAGTCCAGTCGCGTTTACGTGGACGATGTGA
- the LOC104584772 gene encoding UDP-glycosyltransferase 76B1, with the protein MAVVVDDDGLTRGGGRRRIVLFPLPFQGHISPMLQLADVLHRRGHLAVTVLHTARNAPDPAARPDGFDFVPVPDGMPAAVAASDDPLEKILAMNAAMDTSGCVRDALASILLSATEEQQPVSCLIMDTALPAAQKAAAALGLPTVVLHTVSAASTRLYRSYAMLHDKGYLPAQEQELNRPVKELPPLRVSDLFDPSKHPDQESANKILDGNFRTTSNSAGVVINTFEALETPELAALRAELGSTGTSTKVFAIGPLHELSAIDAAASSLQEQDGSCISWLDTQAPGSVLYASLGSVIPVQKDEFAEVAWGLAGSGVPFLWVVRRGLVAGGGESDPDLPDGFERAVEGRGKVVRWAPQREALAHGAVGGFWTHSGWNSTLESVHEGVPMLCRPLFGDQPVNARYVGEAWKNGVLLMEGEKKLERGKIAQAIRAFMDPGEKGDEMRERAEELRRQSAACLEPGGGSTCRAVDELVDHILSL; encoded by the exons ATggctgtcgtcgtcgacgacgacgggctcacccgcggcggcggtcgccggcgcaTCGTGCTGTTCCCGCTGCCGTTCCAGGGCCACATCAGCCCGATGCTGCAGCTGGCCGACGtgctccaccgccgcggccatCTCGCGGTCACCGTCCTCCACACGGCCCGCAACGCGCCGGACCCGGCCGCCCGCCCGGACGGATTCGACTTCGTGCCCGTGCCCGACGGCATgccggccgccgtggccgcgtcCGACGACCCCCTGGAGAAGATCCTCGCCATGAACGCCGCCATGGACACCTCCGGGTGCGTCCGCGACGCGCTCGCTTCGATTCTCCTCTCCGCAACAGAGGAGCAGCAGCCTGTGTCGTGCCTTATCATGGACACGGCCCTCCCCGCGGCgcagaaggcggcggcggcgctgggccTGCCGACCGTCGTGCTGCACACCGtcagcgccgcctccacccgCCTCTACAGGTCCTACGCCATGCTCCACGACAAAGGCTACCTGCCCGCCCAAG AGCAGGAGCTTAACCGGCCGGTGAAggagctgccgccgctgcgggTGTCGGACCTGTTCGACCCGAGCAAACACCCCGACCAAGAATCGGCGAACAAGATCCTGGACGGGAACTTCAGAACCACATCGAACTCCGCGGGGGTCGTGATCAACACGTTCGAGGCCCTGGAAACCCCGGAGCTGGCGGCGCTGCGAGCCGAGCTCGGCAGTACAGGCACTAGCACAAAAGTCTTCGCCATCGGCCCGCTGCACGAGCTCTCCGCCATCGACGCCGCGGCGAGCAGCCTGCAGGAGCAGGACGGGAGCTGCATCTCCTGGCTAGACACCCAGGCGCCCGGGTCCGTGCTCTACGCGAGCTTGGGGAGCGTGATCCCCGTGCAGAAGGACGAGTTCGCGGAGGTCGCGTGGGGGCTGGCGGGCAGCGGGGTGCCGTTCCTGTGGGTGGTCCGGCGAGGCctcgtggccggcggcggcgaatcAGATCCGGATCTGCCCGACGGGTTCGAGCGCGCCGTGGAGGGGAGAGGGAAGGTGGTCCGGTGGGCGCCGCAGCGGGAGGCGCTGGCGCACGGGGCCGTGGGCGGGTTCTGGACGCACAGCGGCTGGAACTCGACGCTGGAGAGCGTCCATGAGGGCGTGCCGATGCTTTGCAGGCCGCTGTTCGGAGACCAGCCGGTGAACGCGAGGTACGTGGGGGAGGCATGGAAGAATGGGGTTCTGCTGATGGAGGGCGAGAAGAAGCTTGAGAGGGGCAAGATTGCGCAGGCGATTAGGGCGTTCATGGATCCCGGGGAGAAGGGAGATGAGATGAGGGAGAGGGCGGAGGAGCTGAGGAGACAGTCGGCGGCGTGCTTGGAACCCGGCGGAGGGTCGACTTGCCGGGCTGTGGATGAATTGGTTGACCACATACTGTCTCTTTGA